Proteins encoded in a region of the Mycolicibacterium chitae genome:
- a CDS encoding gamma-glutamylcyclotransferase: MPLYAAYGSNMHPEQMLERAPHSPMAGTGWLYGWRLTFGGADIGWEGALATVVEDPASKVFVVLYDMTREDEENLDRWEGSELGVHKKIRCRVHRETSDTTTDPVLAWLYVVDAWEGGIPSARYLGVMAEAAEIAGAPAEYVHDLRTRPASNIGPGT; the protein is encoded by the coding sequence GTGCCGCTCTACGCTGCCTACGGGTCCAACATGCATCCAGAGCAGATGCTGGAACGGGCACCGCACTCCCCGATGGCCGGCACCGGCTGGCTGTACGGCTGGCGGTTGACCTTCGGCGGCGCGGACATCGGCTGGGAGGGCGCCCTGGCGACCGTGGTCGAGGACCCCGCCTCCAAGGTTTTCGTCGTGCTCTACGACATGACCAGGGAGGACGAGGAGAACCTGGACCGCTGGGAGGGCTCCGAACTGGGCGTGCACAAGAAGATCCGCTGCCGGGTGCACCGCGAGACCTCCGACACCACGACGGATCCGGTGCTGGCCTGGCTCTACGTGGTCGACGCGTGGGAGGGCGGCATCCCCTCGGCGCGCTATCTGGGCGTGATGGCCGAGGCCGCCGAGATCGCCGGCGCCCCGGCGGAGTACGTGCACGATCTGCGGACCCGCCCGGCCAGCAATATCGGCCCGGGGACCTGA